The following proteins are encoded in a genomic region of Vanessa cardui chromosome W, ilVanCard2.1, whole genome shotgun sequence:
- the LOC124542814 gene encoding uncharacterized protein LOC124542814, which yields MKYLGLVLDGRWSFEEHFKLLVPRIEKAVGALHRLLPNLGRPREVIRRLYAGVVRSMALYGAPVWSHRLTGTRRCKTKILSLQRRVAIRMVRGYRTISFEAATLLACFPPLDILAERDSRVYDQTRALRQSGGSASYPASVLEALRRQEQRRAHTTWYARLRGDRYAHKRVVSAILPAFEAWMRRKRRVTFRLTQVLTGYGHVI from the coding sequence ATGAAATACCTGGGCCTTGTCCTGGACGGTCGCTGGAGCTTTGAAGAACACTTCAAGCTCCTGGTCCCCCGGATCGAGAAGGCAGTGGGTGCGTTGCACAGACTGCTGCCTAATCTCGGGAGACCGAGGGAGGTGATTCGCCGCCTCTATGCTGGTGTCGTGCGATCGATGGCCCTCTATGGGGCACCCGTTTGGTCACACCGACTGACGGGCACCCGCCGCTGCAAGACTAAGATCCTGAGTCTGCAGCGGAGAGTGGCCATCCGCATGGTGCGGGGATATCGCACGATATCCTTCGAGGCGGCGACGCTTCTGGCGTGCTTTCCGCCGTTGGACATCCTGGCGGAGAGGGACTCGAGGGTCTACGACCAGACTCGCGCCCTCCGTCAAAGCGGTGGAAGTGCGTCCTACCCTGCCAGCGTCCTCGAAGCGCTCAGGCGGCAGGAGCAGAGAAGGGCACACACGACGTGGTACGCCCGTCTCCGCGGAGATCGGTACGCGCACAAACGCGTTGTGAGTGCGATCCTGCCAGCCTTCGAGGCCTGGATGCGGCGGAAGCGACGAGTCACCTTTCGACTTACACAGGTGCTGACCGGTTACGGTCacgtgatataa